GCCGCGCCGGCCGCTCGTTGACTGCGGTCTTCATAGACCTCGACGAATTCAAGCGCGTCAATGATACCTACGGTCATGCCGAAGGAGACAAAGTGCTCCAAGTGGTGGCGGAAACCATCCGCCAAACGACGCGCGAATCGGACATTTCGGCCCGAATCGGCGGCGATGAGTTCGTGGTCATCTCACCGGATATGACCTTTGACGATGCGGAACGATATATTTCGCGACTCCAAGAAGAATTGAAGCGCAGCATGCGGGATCACGTCTGGCCGGTCACGTTCAGCATTGGAGTGGCCACATTTTTGTCGCCTCCGCCGATGTTGGACGACATCGTGAAAATTGCGGACGACCTGATGTACGTCGTTAAACGTCGCGCCAAAAATGCAGTGAAGCATACGCTGGTTGACGGATGCGATTCATCGGCCCACGAGCAAACCAAACTGGAAACGATGTTGGCTTAATCTCGCCATCGTCCGCCAGAAGCGAAACAGCCATTCTGCGGCGAGCCCAGCGAAATTTGCCACGCGGCACTGCCTGATTTGCCAGCGAGATTAGCTTGGCCCATCGCTGGGCAACAGCCAATCCGGAATTCGCTTGGGTTTGCCCGTCCGATCTACGCAAGCCACGACGCTGTGGCCGCGGGCCATCAACTTGCCGTCGCGGAACACTTCGTATTGGTGTTCCATTCGGGCCCCTTTGGCCCGCACAATTTTGGTGCGCACGGTAAGCAATTCGTCGAAGCTGGCGGGCAGAAAATATTCGCATCCGATTTCCACGACGACCAGCATATACCCGGCCTCTTCCACTTGCCGGTAGCTCATCCCGGCGGCGCGCAGCAGCTCGGTGCGGCTTTGCTCGAAGTACGTGAAGTAGTTGGCATGGTGCAACCGGCCTTGGCCATCGGTTTCCTGGTAACGAACTCGAATTTGCACGTCGTGCTGGGAGAGCATTGGAAGCGGTAAAATGTCTGGTGGCC
The sequence above is drawn from the Pirellulales bacterium genome and encodes:
- a CDS encoding thioesterase family protein yields the protein MLSQHDVQIRVRYQETDGQGRLHHANYFTYFEQSRTELLRAAGMSYRQVEEAGYMLVVVEIGCEYFLPASFDELLTVRTKIVRAKGARMEHQYEVFRDGKLMARGHSVVACVDRTGKPKRIPDWLLPSDGPS
- a CDS encoding GGDEF domain-containing protein, with amino-acid sequence MPLGFYWLDRLGRWPRPWLYALFAISTLLVATADYFSGERYTVYVLYFPIVALGCWLLGMRAAVVLSFFASILWIADDVLSPPEPMPYLAKYWQAGMRFIVFVAFAYMLTRLRTALARERFLSRYDELTGLANRASLFESGQRDVARCRRAGRSLTAVFIDLDEFKRVNDTYGHAEGDKVLQVVAETIRQTTRESDISARIGGDEFVVISPDMTFDDAERYISRLQEELKRSMRDHVWPVTFSIGVATFLSPPPMLDDIVKIADDLMYVVKRRAKNAVKHTLVDGCDSSAHEQTKLETMLA